One genomic window of Nocardioides daphniae includes the following:
- a CDS encoding DUF1330 domain-containing protein: METELPPTAHRSVEPTAAQFAALEQLDADRPVVMLNLVRFRDVADYSDHPDLAPDAPISGAEAYKRYGAAAQAALAEIGGSMEHFSTCGPTFIGPAGEQWDGMMTVRYPSPAAFRAMLENPAYLEAAAHRTAALADSRLIPTYA, from the coding sequence ATGGAGACAGAACTTCCTCCCACGGCGCATCGCAGTGTCGAGCCCACCGCCGCCCAGTTCGCGGCGCTGGAGCAGCTGGACGCCGATCGACCGGTGGTCATGCTCAACCTGGTGCGGTTCCGCGACGTCGCCGACTACTCGGACCACCCCGACCTCGCCCCCGACGCACCGATCTCCGGCGCCGAGGCCTACAAAAGGTACGGCGCGGCGGCGCAGGCCGCGCTCGCCGAGATCGGCGGGTCGATGGAGCACTTCAGCACCTGTGGACCGACGTTCATCGGCCCCGCGGGCGAGCAGTGGGACGGGATGATGACGGTGCGGTATCCCAGCCCGGCAGCCTTCCGGGCCATGCTCGAGAACCCCGCCTATCTTGAGGCCGCCGCGCACCGGACGGCAGCACTGGCAGACTCCCGCCTCATCCCGACGTACGCCTGA